One Mycobacteroides salmoniphilum DNA segment encodes these proteins:
- a CDS encoding SRPBCC family protein: MATSDTREIVIEATPEQIMDVIADFGALPKWSSAHQSSTVLTTGEDGRPHEVKMKVKTAGITDEQTVAYSWGPDTVSWTLVKASQQRSQDGKYTFTPTGDKTHVKFELTVDPLIPLPGFVLKRALKGAMETATDGLRKQVLATYR, translated from the coding sequence ATGGCCACTAGCGACACCCGGGAAATCGTCATCGAAGCGACCCCCGAACAGATCATGGACGTCATCGCCGATTTCGGGGCACTGCCGAAATGGTCTTCGGCGCACCAGAGTTCAACGGTGTTGACGACGGGTGAGGACGGGCGTCCGCATGAGGTGAAGATGAAGGTGAAGACGGCGGGTATCACCGACGAACAAACCGTCGCCTACAGCTGGGGGCCCGACACCGTCAGTTGGACGCTGGTGAAGGCCAGTCAGCAGCGCAGTCAGGACGGCAAGTACACATTCACGCCCACGGGCGACAAGACGCACGTCAAGTTCGAGCTGACGGTCGACCCGCTGATCCCACTGCCCGGATTTGTGCTGAAGCGGGCCCTTAAGGGCGCCATGGAAACCGCCACCGACGGGCTGCGCAAGCAGGTTCTCGCCACCTACCGGTAG
- a CDS encoding 3-oxoacyl-ACP reductase family protein, with the protein MTQPLTGRRAFVTGGSRGIGAGIVRRLAADGARVVFTFSSSAKQAADVVADVKAAGGWSLAIKADVADPDQLAAAVNEAAEHLGGLDILVNNAGIATFGDVDTATLEDFDKIVAVNVRAVFAAIKAASPHLQDGGRIITIGSINGDRSPTANASLYSMSKAAVAGLTRGLARELGPRGITINNVQPGPVATDMNPEDGALAEILRPNIAVGRYGHPRDVASLVSYLASEEAWYITGTAINIDGGFTV; encoded by the coding sequence ATGACTCAGCCACTCACGGGCCGCCGCGCGTTCGTCACCGGTGGATCGCGCGGAATCGGCGCGGGCATCGTGCGCAGGCTTGCCGCCGACGGCGCACGTGTTGTCTTCACGTTTTCAAGCTCAGCGAAACAGGCCGCCGATGTGGTGGCTGATGTGAAGGCGGCAGGTGGGTGGTCGCTGGCCATCAAGGCCGATGTCGCCGACCCCGATCAGCTGGCGGCCGCCGTCAACGAGGCGGCCGAACACCTTGGGGGACTGGATATCCTGGTCAACAACGCCGGGATTGCCACGTTTGGTGACGTTGACACGGCCACCTTGGAGGACTTCGACAAGATTGTCGCGGTGAATGTGCGGGCCGTCTTCGCCGCCATCAAAGCCGCCTCCCCGCATCTGCAGGATGGCGGCAGGATCATCACCATTGGCAGCATCAACGGTGACCGCTCGCCGACGGCCAATGCGTCGCTGTACTCGATGTCGAAGGCCGCTGTCGCCGGCCTTACCCGAGGACTGGCGCGCGAGCTCGGGCCGCGCGGCATCACCATCAACAACGTTCAGCCGGGTCCGGTGGCCACCGATATGAACCCCGAGGACGGCGCGCTGGCCGAGATTCTGCGTCCCAACATCGCGGTCGGCCGCTATGGCCACCCGCGCGACGTCGCGAGCCTGGTGAGCTACCTGGCGTCCGAGGAGGCGTGGTACATCACGGGAACAGCCATCAACATCGATGGGGGATTCACCGTCTAG
- a CDS encoding TetR/AcrR family transcriptional regulator, giving the protein MDRRQGGRPRDPDKDDAVRETVRQMLATEGYQGTTIPAVARAAGIGAPTIYRRWPTQADMVESAIADRPWPAALAEPAEFEDHLPVVVRSVVEYFADPATRAAMPGLLVEYYREPSRYAGLVERAETPLREAFRAAHTEAVAVGRCADQPGADALFDTIVGMAVYHGVLRGTADDALVEQILGMVRAASFMDQRKVRER; this is encoded by the coding sequence GTGGACAGACGCCAGGGCGGACGCCCCCGCGACCCGGACAAGGACGACGCGGTGCGCGAGACGGTGCGGCAGATGCTGGCCACCGAGGGGTATCAGGGCACCACTATCCCCGCGGTGGCGCGCGCCGCCGGGATCGGTGCACCCACCATCTACCGGCGTTGGCCCACTCAGGCCGACATGGTGGAAAGCGCGATCGCCGACCGCCCCTGGCCCGCGGCGCTGGCCGAGCCCGCCGAATTTGAGGACCATCTGCCTGTTGTGGTGCGATCCGTGGTCGAATACTTCGCCGACCCGGCCACCCGCGCGGCGATGCCGGGACTCCTCGTTGAGTACTACCGCGAACCGAGCCGGTATGCGGGTCTGGTAGAGCGCGCCGAAACGCCTTTGCGCGAGGCATTTCGGGCAGCACACACCGAAGCTGTCGCCGTCGGCCGGTGCGCGGACCAGCCGGGGGCAGACGCGCTCTTCGACACGATCGTGGGCATGGCCGTGTATCACGGCGTGCTGCGCGGCACCGCCGACGATGCGCTCGTCGAACAGATTCTTGGCATGGTGCGCGCCGCGAGTTTTATGGACCAGCGAAAAGTTAGGGAACGATGA
- a CDS encoding alpha/beta hydrolase: MSSPDIHPSLRLAAKVFPRQVGLPRTLSTLRAVIRASGLLPRFGIRTMAVNDDVTVRAHVPKNLNEPSPALLWIHGGGYVMGTARQDDLFCRKVMRETGLPVVSVDYRLAPEHPYPTPIEDCYAALRWLSVQGWIDPTRIAIGGASAGGGLTAALALLARDRGEVAPAMQLLVYPMLDDRTAARTDVDETTLRMWSNKSNRFGWDSYLGDADPDVAVPGRRPDLAGLAPAWLGIGTADLFHDEDLTYAERLRAAGVPCELEVVEGAFHGFDRFAPWAQVSKDFLAKACRSLQQALI; encoded by the coding sequence GTGTCGTCCCCTGACATTCATCCAAGTCTCCGCTTGGCCGCCAAGGTTTTTCCACGGCAGGTCGGCCTTCCGCGAACGCTGTCGACGCTGCGCGCGGTTATCCGCGCCTCGGGGCTGCTCCCGAGGTTCGGGATACGGACCATGGCAGTCAACGACGACGTGACCGTGCGCGCACACGTTCCCAAGAACCTCAACGAACCGTCCCCGGCGCTGTTGTGGATTCACGGCGGCGGCTATGTGATGGGCACCGCCCGCCAGGACGATCTCTTCTGCCGCAAGGTGATGCGGGAGACGGGGCTTCCCGTCGTGTCCGTCGACTATCGCCTCGCGCCCGAACATCCCTACCCCACCCCCATCGAGGACTGTTATGCCGCGCTGCGCTGGTTATCCGTGCAGGGCTGGATCGACCCGACCCGCATCGCCATCGGCGGTGCCAGTGCCGGGGGCGGACTGACCGCGGCGCTGGCCCTGCTGGCACGCGATCGCGGCGAGGTGGCCCCCGCCATGCAGCTGCTGGTCTACCCGATGCTCGATGATCGCACCGCCGCGCGCACCGATGTCGACGAAACCACGCTGCGGATGTGGAGCAACAAAAGCAACCGGTTTGGCTGGGATTCGTATCTCGGCGACGCAGACCCCGATGTCGCGGTGCCGGGCCGCCGCCCCGATCTGGCGGGGTTGGCGCCGGCATGGCTGGGCATTGGGACCGCCGATCTGTTCCACGACGAGGACCTCACGTACGCCGAACGCCTGCGAGCGGCCGGGGTGCCGTGCGAGTTGGAAGTGGTCGAGGGCGCCTTCCACGGTTTCGACAGATTCGCGCCGTGGGCGCAGGTATCGAAGGACTTCCTGGCCAAGGCCTGCCGAAGCCTGCAGCAGGCGCTCATCTGA